The sequence below is a genomic window from Candidatus Binataceae bacterium.
TGCTGCTGACGACCTCGGCGCGGCTGGCACAAGCAGTGGCGATGGCGCTCGCTGGGGCGCTGCGCTCGCTGCCGCGGGCAGTGGCGGTGAGGCGGGTGCTGGCAAATCGGGCGGCGTTGGTGGTCGTGCGCAACCTCGCGCAAGCATTCGAGATTGCCAACCAGATCGGCCCCGAGCACCTGGAACTCGAAATCCGCGACCCGCGTCGCTGGCTCAAGCAGGTCAAGTCGGCCGGAGCGGTATTTCTGGGTGCTTTAAGTTCCGCGCCGCTTGGCGACTATATTGCCGGCCCCAACCATGTCCTCCCCACGGGAGGCGCGGCGCGATTTGCCTCGCCGCTGGGTGCATACGATTTCCTTAAACGAACCAGTATAATCGAGGCTTCGCGGCAGGCGGTCGACACCCTGGCGCCGATGGCTGCGCAACTCGCACGGATGGAGGGGTTCGAGGGCCACGCGCGTGCGATGGAGATGCGTTTGGGAGCGCCGAGCAGGGTCGAGGCGTGAACACAGATGGCGGCAAAAGTAAAATCTGCCCGTAAACCGAGCGGGCGCAGAGTCACGCCCGTCGTTATCGGACCGAACTCACCACAGCGGGCGGCGGAACTGGAACGCAAGACGCGCGAGACGCAGGTTAAGGTTGCGCTCAAAGTCGACGGCACCGGCCACGGCGAGATCGCGACCGGGGTTCCTTTTCTCGACCACATGCTCGAAAGCTTCGCACGCCATGGGTTCTTCGACCTCAAGGTCGAAGCCCACGGCGACCTGCACATCGACGAGCATCATACGGTCGAAGATGTGGGCATTGTGCTGGGTCGCGCCTTTCGGCAGGCGCTGGGCGATCGCTCTGGAATCCGCCGCTTTGGTGAGGCGACAGTGCCGTTGGACGAAGCCTTATGCACGGCGGTGGTGGATATCAGCGGCCGCTCGTACCTTTCGTACGAAGTACCGGTGGCGCAAGAACGGGTTGGTAACTTTCCGACGGAGCTGGTGCAGGACTTCATGAAGGCATTCAGCGATGAGGCCGGCATCAACCTGCATCTGCACCTCCGCGCCGGCCGCAACCCGCATCACGTTATCGAAACCGTGTTCAAATCGTTCGCGCGGGCAATGGATCAAGCGAGCTCGCTGGAACCCCGGGTTTCGGGAGTGCTTTCCACCAAGGGGACGCTAGCGTCCTAGCCCCAATCGGTTTTGTTTAACAAGTTCACTGTCATTCCTGCAATCGACTTGAAGGGCGGCGAGGTTGTTCGCCTGTTGCGCGGCGATATGGCGCAGACAACGGTTTACGGGCGGGAACCGGCGACCGTGGCCCGAGAGTTCGAAGCGGAGGGCGCGCAGCTGATTCACGTCGTCGATTTGGATGGTGCGATTGCGGGCGAGCCGCGGAATCTGGGAGCGATTCGCACCATTCGCGAGGCGGTGAAGTGCGCGCTCGATGTGAGTGGCGGGCTGAGGACCATAGGGTCAGTGCGGGCAGCTTTTGCAAGCGGCGCCAACTATATCTCGATAGGCTC
It includes:
- the hisB gene encoding imidazoleglycerol-phosphate dehydratase HisB encodes the protein MAAKVKSARKPSGRRVTPVVIGPNSPQRAAELERKTRETQVKVALKVDGTGHGEIATGVPFLDHMLESFARHGFFDLKVEAHGDLHIDEHHTVEDVGIVLGRAFRQALGDRSGIRRFGEATVPLDEALCTAVVDISGRSYLSYEVPVAQERVGNFPTELVQDFMKAFSDEAGINLHLHLRAGRNPHHVIETVFKSFARAMDQASSLEPRVSGVLSTKGTLAS